The Roseovarius sp. EL26 genome contains the following window.
CACGCTCAGTAAACCCAACAACCCTGAGCGCCTGACGATCACGTTCTTCAATCTCTGCGCTGGACTTTGTGACCTTTTCAGAAAACAGTAACATTGCGTGCTGTCGGGCATCCAGATCCGCCATGCGCCAGTTCATCACCATCGCCTCGCCCAGCTCCGGTTTACCAGATAAAGCCCGAACCGCTGCACCATGCGCCACCTGACAGTACCAGCACCGGTTAATCGAGCTGACAACAACTGCGATCATTTCACGCTCTAGCTTACTCAACCCGCTATCAGCCAGCATTAGATTGTTATACATGGCAGCAAAGGCGTTGAGCTTATCAATGTCAAAGGCGTAGGCCTTTAGCACATTCGGCACCATCCCCAGCTTATCCACACAGACATCAAAATATTTCTGTGTGTCCTCAGGCAGTGGAACCACCATAGGAAGATCAAGTGCCGTGGGAAGGTCGTTGTTTGAAGTCATTCGGTCAACTCCTGTTTCAGCCGATAGTGATAACCGCCCACCTGCGTCATCCCCAGATCAGTATAAAGCGCATTCGCGCTTGTGTTTTCTTTAGTGCAAACGGCAGAAATGTGGCTCGCGCCCTG
Protein-coding sequences here:
- a CDS encoding peroxidase-related enzyme (This protein belongs to a clade of uncharacterized proteins related to peroxidases such as the alkylhydroperoxidase AhpD.): MTSNNDLPTALDLPMVVPLPEDTQKYFDVCVDKLGMVPNVLKAYAFDIDKLNAFAAMYNNLMLADSGLSKLEREMIAVVVSSINRCWYCQVAHGAAVRALSGKPELGEAMVMNWRMADLDARQHAMLLFSEKVTKSSAEIEERDRQALRVVGFTERDIWDIVSVVGFFNMSNRMASATGMRPNPEYHGQAR